DNA sequence from the Plasmodium brasilianum strain Bolivian I chromosome 4, whole genome shotgun sequence genome:
ttcAATAGTACTATATGAAAtgtgttattatatatttattttaacatacaTAGACAAATATTTCTCTTGGATATCGTTCTGAATAccgaaatatatatacaaaactAAGTTAATTATCCAAGacaaaacaatatattagaataaaaattactaacattaaaacattcaaattcaaaaaaaatatcagaaaatttatttatgctgctatatatcaaaaataccacatatacatgtgcagGTGTGCAATAAAAGCAATTAAGAGTATGcttaatacatgtataacTAAAGGTAATACAGACgtatcttttattaattactccattatataaaataatatatttcctaaaattcattctatttttttttatatttaattttttcatattttttaacttttttatggtagTAAAGAACACCTAATATTAACGTAATACCCAATATAACGAACGATGAGAAGTATATTAGAAAATCAAAAAAGGGTGTTATACGTAAACTTTTGCCACCCCCTATATCAATCTTGAAAAATGAAACGAAATATTTCTCCAAAAATGTGTATAACTTACCCAATGGTCCATCACCTAATGAAAATTTCAATAATTTAAACAATCCCCTTCTTAAGCCATAACCACAGCAAAAATCTAATATAAGTGATATTGATAACAGAATTAACAATATTGCAGGTGTAAAAATGCGTAATTGGCGTTTTTTTAGTACCACTTTTTTGTACAGATTGTCACTAATCGTTCTGttgtttttaagaaaatcaaaaaaatctagttctttgaatatttttttttcaagataAGAATAGTCttttgtttcaaatatatatgatttgtTTTTCTTAGCTTGTTTCTGGTGTCCCATACTATTC
Encoded proteins:
- a CDS encoding fam-l protein, which gives rise to MEQNIKLLFFTTLSSFIILSWIRHFYNDMSTFNKYLNENYNPYEKKDIKTYRLLGKCKQDHISSIVGLKSVIPNNELKDKKNISNSQKEDKYKYVQLDESSMNSMGHQKQAKKNKSYIFETKDYSYLEKKIFKELDFFDFLKNNRTISDNLYKKVVLKKRQLRIFTPAILLILLSISLILDFCCGYGLRRGLFKLLKFSLGDGPLGKLYTFLEKYFVSFFKIDIGGGKSLRITPFFDFLIYFSSFVILGITLILGVLYYHKKVKKYEKIKYKKK